The sequence AAGtagagattcctcctcattcaATGGGAGACACCTTATTCTGAAACGGCACTCCAACTCGGTttccctctctccacagaagctgcctgtctgctgagtattTTTTGTTGTTATTTTTTACAGTTTACCTGTCCTCTCAAAGCAGAAGCACTGACGTTGTAGGTCTTTTTACAGCCCACTTCAGCCTCCCTCTCCGCCCAGCCAAACATTGCAAACGGAGGCTTGGTTTCTTTTGTGGCAGGGGGCAGTGTACTCAATTGGGGAGCTTTTTGGGATTTTTCCAAATTTGCATTCTTTACAGGGCGCCGATCCACAGCAGATTGGATGCACAATTCCCTCTTTGTCCGTTCATCATCTGGATCTTTTTGATTTGTCACAAAAGTTGTTTCATtccctgtttaaaaataaaacaaatggtcATTCTGTGTGTTTACATGGagcggaggagttgggggggggggggggggagtgtttacctgggcatggggagggaggagtgtttacctggtggaggggggggggggggctggggtgggggtttacCGGGGGTGGGGTATGTTTACCTGGGGGGGgcaaaagagagggggggggctggatcaggCTGGTCGGGTGGGGGAGGTCTGGCTGTTTAGCTGGGGCAGGGGGGCGGTCTGTTGGGCATGGGAGTTTACCTGGGGCGGATGGTTCAATGGATGTTTACCTGGGGGGGGCACTgtttacctgggggggggggggggcggatcgggctGTTCAGGTGGGAGAGGTCAGGCTGTTTACCTGGCAGGGGGGCGGACTGTTGGGCATGGGGGTTTTCCATGGGGGCGGATGGTTCAGTGGAAgtttacctggggggggggggctgtttttcctggggggggggacggaaCTGTTTACCTGGGGGACGGACGGAACTgtttacctgggggggggggggggacggaactGTTTACCTGGGAAGGGGGGACGGAAACTgtttacctggggggggggggccgtaactgtttaccggggggggggacggaactgtttacctggggggggggggggggaactgtttacctgggggggggggaactgtttacctgggggggggggggggcggaactgTTTACCTGGGGACGGGGACGGAAACTGCTTACCTGGGGGGTGGGNNNNNNNNNNNNNNNNNNNNNNNNNNNNNNNNNNNNNNNNNNNNNNNNNNNNNNNNNNNNNNNNNNNNNNNNNNNNNNNNNNNNNNNNNNNNNNNNNNNNTAACAGAGTAAATGTCCCAAGCTTTTTCACAAGGGCATGAGTCAGACAACAATTGACAGCAATTTGTACCTGAagaattttttatttttcttctttctgCAACCTGCAAAAAGAAAAGTAGAAGATGGTTTATTAAATTTGTGAGTTCAGGATGCCCGAAAGCTTTGCGATTTCTCCTACACCGAGCTTCTAATCATGGTGAAGAGCTGGGGACAAGAGGAAAACTATTACTGTAGTTCTTTTCCAAATAACACAGAGACCTGAATACCAGTCATCCACTGATGCTCTGATAGCCTGTAAAACACATTAATCCCAGGAGATCAATACTTAAACAACACTAACACAAGGATACAgattgggcaataagtagtaggtctaaataaggaatctggatcggttCAGGCttgaggcctgttcctgtgctgtaatgttctttgttctaagccaTTCATTACTATTTATTCATTCTCAGGATCACCAGCACTTACAGTTGCTCTGGCTAGTGATCTGATTGACTCACTAGGCTACTACGGGCAGTTAAATGTGAACACCGTTGgtatggatctggaatcacaaggGCAAAATTGCAGAATCTTTCCAATGGCGAGGTTTCCCACCCTAACACCAGAGACATTGGTGAGAATGCATTCCTGATGATCATATCTGTGCTACAGCCATTGGCTGGAGGCAAGGCTTCCACCCATTACTCAGGAGGAAGTTCTAGTTTAGATAACTGCCAGCCCATCAGATTGGCCAACGGGGCAAAAGTCTCAGCTCCAGCTAATCAATGTTCCTCAAAGCATTAATTAGTTGAGGGGTAGCCAGCATCAGCAAGGATGCATTCCCTGCATGGAGCCCACAGGACATAGATAAATTCAGGGTTTTGAGGCAGAGATGGGAGGCCAAGTGGGGAAGAAGGGCGATTTGAAGGGCAGGTGGGAAGGAACAATCCAAGTAAGCCAGTCTTTGGTGGGGTGAGGATAGGGAAAGTGATCTTGAAAGTGGCATCTAACCACCACCTACCCAAGGCCTGAGCAGCCTTACCTGCTAGGCGTACCTGCTAGACTTCTTTTCAGCCCCTGAACCCCTTCCGTTGACTGCAATATTGAGGCTGAGGCTGGAAATTT comes from Scyliorhinus canicula chromosome 1, sScyCan1.1, whole genome shotgun sequence and encodes:
- the LOC119963625 gene encoding centriole, cilia and spindle-associated protein-like; protein product: MENPHAQQSAPLPGNETTFVTNQKDPDDERTKRELCIQSAVDRRPVKNANLEKSQKAPQLSTLPPATKETKPPFAMFGWAEREAEVGCKKTYNVSASALRGQIYESAVRAHDRRQVQKAMCMPPRRPRGKVPQATHTSNWQCKSSPAHRSLSEHFQVRVVKPAGADDPWLSEYMRCYSTRSL